In Carassius auratus strain Wakin unplaced genomic scaffold, ASM336829v1 scaf_tig00214480, whole genome shotgun sequence, a single genomic region encodes these proteins:
- the eif3ba gene encoding eukaryotic translation initiation factor 3, subunit Ba, with amino-acid sequence MRDTENMEAEMEYDDGEEPSFSDPEDFVDDISDQELLGDVLRERPLEADGIDSVVVVDNVPQVGPERLEKLKNVIQKIFSKFGKITNEFYPDADGKTKGYIFLEYSTPSHAHEAVKNADGYKLDKQHTFRVNLFTDFDKYMSICDEWETPEKQPFKDFGNLRHWMEDTDCRDQYSVIYDSGERTGIFANDVKEPIEVEERARWTETYVRWSPKGTYLATFHQRGIALWGGEKFKQIQRFSHQGVQLIDFSPCERYVVTFSPLMDTKDDPQAIIIWDVLTGQKKRGFHCESSAHWPIFKWSPDGKFFARMTQDTLSIYETPSMGLLDKKSLKINGIKDFSWSPGDNIIAFWVPEDKDIPARVTLMQLPSRNEIRVRNLFNVVDCKLHWQKNGDYLCVKVDRTPKGTQGVVTNFEIFRMREKQVPVDVVEMKESIIAFAWEPNGSKFAVLHGESPRINVSFYHVKNNGKIDLIKMFDKQQANSIFWSPQGQFLVLAGLRSMNGALAFVDTSDCTMMNIAEHYMASDVEWDPTGRYVVTSVSWWSHKVDNAFWLWTFQGRLLQKNNKERFCQLLWRPRPPSLLTEEQIKLIKKDLKKYSKIFEQKDRLSQSKASKELVDKRRTMMEDYRKYRERAIDMYNEQRPLRLELRGGVDTDELDSNIDDWEEETIEFFINEEIIPIGDL; translated from the exons ATGCGAGATACGGAGAATATGGAGGCCGAAATGGAGTACGACGACGGAGAAGAGCCTTCGTTCAGTGATCCGGAGGATTTCGTGGATGACATCAGTGATCAGG AGCTGCTGGGGGATGTTCTCCGGGAGAGACCTCTGGAGGCTGACGGCATCGACTCGGTCGTGGTGGTGGATAACGTGCCTCAGGTCGGACCAGAACGACTGGAGAAACTCAAGAACGTCATCCAGAAGATCTTCTCAAAGTTTGGCAAAATCACCAATGAATTCTATCCAGACGCAGATGGAAAGACCAAGGG GTACATTTTCTTGGAGTATTCTACACCAAGTCATGCTCATGAAGCTGTGAAAAACGCTGATGGCTACAAGCTGGACAAGCAGCATACTTTCCGTGTCAATCTGTTCACAGACTTTGACAA GTACATGTCCATCTGTGATGAGTGGGAAACTCCTGAGAAGCAGCCCTTTAAAGATTTT GGGAATCTGCGTCACTGGATGGAGGATACTGACTGTCGTGATCAGTACAGTGTAATCTATGACTCTGGTGAAAGAACAGGCATTTTTGCTAATGATGTCAAGGAGCCTATTGAAGTAGAGGAGAGAGCA CGCTGGACCGAAACATATGTGCGCTGGTCTCCAAAAGGCACCTATCTGGCCACATTTCATCAGAGAGGCATTGCTCTCTGGGGCGGTGAGAAGTTCAAGCAGATCCAGAGGTTCAGTCATCAGGGGGTTCAGCTCATTGATTTCTCACCCTGTGAGAG ATATGTTGTCACATTCAGCCCTCTTATGGACACTAAAGATGACCCACAGGCCATCATCATCTGGGATGTTCTCACAGGACAGAAGAAACGAGGCTTCCACTGTGAAAGCTCTGCCCACTGGCCAATTTTCAA GTGGAGTCCAGATGGGAAGTTCTTTGCTCGAATGACGCAGGACACACTGAGCATCTATGAGACACCG TCAATGGGTCTTTTGGACAAGAAGAGTTTGAAGATTAATGGAATTAA GGATTTCTCCTGGTCACCTGGTGATAATATCATTGCATTCTGGGTCCCTGAGGATAAGGACATCCCAGCAAGAGTAACACTCATGCAGCTTCCGTCCAGGAACGAGATCAGAGTCCGCAACCTGTTTAATGTTGTGGACTGCAAACTTCACTGGCAGAAAAACGGAGACTATCTCTGTGTGAAGGTGGACAGGACTCCCAAAGGAACACAG GGTGTTGTCACCAACTTTGAGATCTTCAGAATGAGAGAGAAGCAGGTGCCTGTGGATGTGGTGGAGATGAAAG AGAGCATCATTGCCTTTGCTTGGGAACCAAATGGCAGCAAATTTGCTGTGCTCCATGGTGAATCTCCCAGAATCAATGTGTCGTTCTACCATGTGAAGAACAATGGCAAAATTGACTTAATAA aaaTGTTTGACAAGCAACAGGCAAACAGCATCTTCTGGAGTCCACAGGGGCAGTTTTTGGTGTTGGCTGGGTTGAGGAG CATGAATGGAGCTCTTGCTTTTGTGGACACGTCAGACTGCACCATGATGAACATCGCTGAGCATTACATGGCCTCAGACGTAGAATGGGACCCCACTGGACGATATGTTGTGACATCTGTCTCCTGGTGGAGCCACAAG gtggACAACGCCTTTTGGCTGTGGACATTCCAGGGTCGACTGCTGCAGAAGAACAACAAAGAGCGTTTCTGCCAGCTGCTGTGGAGGCCCCGTCCTCCCTCTCTCCTGACCGAAGAGCAAATTAAG CTCATTAAGAAGGACCTGAAGAAGTACTCCAAGATCTTCGAGCAGAAAGATCGTCTCAGTCAGTCCAAGGCATCAAAG GAACTGGTGGACAAGAGACGTACCATGATGGAGGACTATCGCAAGTACCGCGAGAGAGCCATAGACATGTACAACGAGCAGAGACCTCTCCGCCTTGAACTCAGAGGAG